In Aquimarina sp. TRL1, a single window of DNA contains:
- a CDS encoding OmpH family outer membrane protein, translating to MNKLALPIAILALVAAVASFFFSMTTTELVYVDVNKLLDGYKRTSIEKAAFDKKAATMKANVDSLIADWQKDLKGYEKERSSMTKKEITLKQQLLSTKQQQLSNYQQAVQKQLQEEDQKMTQTVINDINDFVKEYGKKHKHTIIFGATGSGTIMYGETTADLTETILTALNAEFEGNLNR from the coding sequence ATGAATAAACTTGCCTTACCTATTGCAATACTGGCATTAGTTGCAGCTGTTGCTTCTTTTTTCTTTTCGATGACGACAACAGAGCTGGTCTATGTAGATGTCAATAAATTGTTAGATGGATACAAGCGAACCAGTATTGAGAAAGCTGCTTTTGATAAAAAAGCTGCTACGATGAAAGCCAATGTCGATAGTTTGATAGCCGATTGGCAAAAAGATTTAAAGGGGTACGAAAAGGAACGAAGTAGTATGACCAAAAAAGAAATCACATTAAAGCAGCAATTACTAAGTACTAAACAACAACAACTCAGTAATTATCAGCAAGCCGTTCAGAAGCAATTGCAGGAGGAAGATCAAAAAATGACTCAAACGGTTATCAATGATATTAATGATTTTGTCAAAGAATATGGAAAAAAACATAAGCATACCATCATCTTTGGGGCAACAGGAAGTGGAACTATTATGTATGGAGAAACCACGGCTGATCTGACGGAAACCATATTAACCGCATTAAATGCTGAGTTCGAAGGAAACCTTAATAGATAA